The window TTATTCCACGGCAGTGGGATTCTATGCGAATGACGTATCGATTGGACCCCGTGTATTTTTATACCCTCGCGCAGCTTCCAGAAGAAAAAGAAACGATTGTTACTTCACGCCGCGGTGAAGCGAAGCAAGGGGCGCGGGAGCCCTCTAGGAAGATTAGCGAGGTAGATGGGATTCCGGAATTGAGGAAGTTGGACAAGGGGCGAGATGCCGTTGCGCTTGTTATCGGGATCTCAAAGTATCGGGACGAGGCAATCCCGCAAGTGCGATATGCGAAACATGACGCCGAAATCGTGGCTGCGTATCTGGCGGCAGTCGGCGGTATTTCACGGTCGAAAATAAAGGTCCTCACAGATGAGGGCGCGACAAGTAGTGATCTTTCGGCATATATTGAGGAATGGCTGCCTCGTCAAGTATCAAAAGACACAACCGTGTTTGTCTATTACGCAGGGCATGGAACTCCCAATCCGGCTACGGGCAAAGCGTTCCTTCTTCCCTATGATGGCCACCCTGACTTTCAAAGCAAACTTTATCCTCTCGACAGGCTTTATGAGCATCTCGAACGGTTGTCCGCCAAGGAAGTGGTTGTGATGCTTGACTCCTGTTTCTCCGGGGCTTCGGGCAGATCCGTGCTTCCTGCAGGCACACGACCGATGGTGATTGCGATTGAAAACCCAGTGCTGGTATCTGGCAAGCTTGCCATTCTCTCCGCTGCAACAGGTACGCAGGTCAGTTCCGATTACGACAAGGAGCAGCATGGCCTCTTTACGTATTATCTGCTAAAGGGGCTACGGGGGGAGGCGGATAGCGATAAAAATGGCACGGTGGAAGTCGATGAATTATTTCAATATGTGCGGAACGGGGTCGCGTCGGTCGCATCAGAAGAACTCAATCGAGATCAAACTCCCCTCCTGCAGCCTTCGCTTGAGCAAATTGGCAAGAGGGGGAAAATCCATGTGACGGTAGTCGGGCGGTAGTTCGGTCGAGCAGGACCGTGCACCATTTTCAACGTAAGGAGGAGCTATGCAGCTAGGTAGAGGGGTGAAGCGCTCTGTTGTGGTTTTGTTTATAGGGTGTTTGCTGGGGGGCTGCTCGATGAGGCTTGGCGACTTTACGGTGGGTAGCTCAAAGAACATTGGCCAGTTCTCTCAGAAGGGAGAGAAGGTTGAAGGGGAAGATTGCTCTACCAGTTTTTTCATGTTTCCGATTTCTGGTCCTACGGTGCCTAGTTTTAAGACCGCCGTCGACAAGGCGCTAGAGCGAGCTAAGGGTGACGTGCTGGCAGACGTAGTTTTGTGGCAAAGCGATATCGTTACCATGATCTTCAACCAACATTGTTTTAAGGTTGAGGGGAGAGTTGCTCGGGCTGAGCTTGGGAAGAAATAATGATGCGAGCACGTCGAATTAATCCACAACCTGAAGCCTATTCGCATGCAAAAGGGGGAGCCATGGAAATGTTGAGAAGCCGCACAATGTTAGCGGCGGTACTTTGTGCAGGCATGTTCATAATGACTGGGTGCACCACCCGCCTGGGAGACTTTACGATTTTAAGCACTAAGAATGTGGATGTTTCTGGCGTAAAGCTGGGCGATCGTCAGTCAGGAGAGGATTGCGTCAATATGCTTTTTGGCATGATCCCAATGGGCGAAGTAAACTGGAAAAATGCAATGGATCAGGCCTTGGAGCGAGGGAAGGGGGATGTGATGGTTGACGTCGTGCTAACAGCTAAGGGCTGGGTGATTCCCTATATTTTTGGGCAGCAATGCATGGAGATAACCGGCACGATTGCTCAAACTGCTTCCTATCGACACTAAGCGCACGCGCGAGTTGTTTTTCAGCGGGCCGTGGCTGTCGTTAGCCACGGCCCGCTTCTTTTTATTTAAATTAGACGGCCTCAACAGTTGCGATGGGGCATGTTATACTTCGAGCATGTTTTGGATTCCGGGGAACTTCTCGGAAACAAGGGAGATAACGGAAGGTTCAGCAATGAAGAAACAGATTTTCGTATTGTTCGTTGTGTTTTTCATCTGCTTACCCGTGAACTTCACATTGGCTGCATCCAATCCGGATACTGGCCCTGGCTGTGGGCTTGGCAAGAAGTTGTGGGAGGATTGGAAGGGGCAAAAGCAAATCGCACCACAGATGTTCATGGCTACCACTAATGTGACCGGTAGTCATTCGTTTGCCGTTGCTTCTGGTACATCGGGCTGCAGTAATGACGGCAGAATCTGGGATAGCGAGAGGGCGAGTCTATTCATTGGAATCAATTACGCGAGCCTTTCAGAGGATATGGCTCGTGGGGGTGGCGAGCACCTCGCGTCGCTGGCCACTCTCATGCACGTGCCATTGGAAGAGCAACCTGAGTTTTTCGCGATGGCCCAAGAACGTTATGCTTCGTTGGCTCTGCCGGGAGAAGACGATCCAATTATGGTCCAGCAGGCGCTGCGAGAGGCGATAGTGGTTCGTCCTGTCCTCGCAGAGAGTAAGTAGTCGCTAGTCCGCGCTACTCAGCCAATTAGGCCGTGTTTTGCATTGTCGGGTAGTGTGCGGAACCTACTTCTCCTGGTCTTGCCTGTTTTTTTATTGTATATAACGCAATAAATGTTTGGATGATGGGGCCTTTCTCATATCCACGTGTAAAGGGGGATTTATATGCGCAAGGGACTTTTTGCTGCATCGGTTGTCGTGGCACTCATTGGATCACAGGCCGGCGTGGCGCTGGCTACAGGGATTGGCGACACTGGCCCAGGATGCGGATTAGGAAAAGAGATATGGAAGAATGAGTCGAACACGGACACCATCGGGAAACAGTTGTTCATCTCCACGACCAATAACCCAATAATTCCTTTGCAGGCGGGTGGCATCACCTCAGGTACATGGGGGTGCAAGAACAACGGGAAGCTATGGACGGAGCAAAAGGCCACGATGTTCGCGAAGGTGAACTTTGAGAGTCTGGCGCAAGAGATGGCGCAGGGCCAAGGTGAGCATCTAGCCTCGCTGGCGACTCTCATGGGTGTGCCGGTTGAACATCAGGGTGATTTTTTCGCCCTGACTCAGGAGCGCCATGCTAACCTTGTGAAGGCTGGCGAGGATTCCCCTGTGACATTGGTGGCGGCGCTTAATGATGCGATCGCGACTCATCCCGTTCTTTCCCAGGTTGTTGTCCGCTAAAACCTCACGAGGGCTCCGGCTTCATAGTCGGAGCCCTTTTTGGCTTCTCGTTCTCCATCTCACGCTGCTCTTTTTCCCACACACGTCTCTTGTTAGTGCCGCCGGGCTCTCCGATCCTCCCTATCTCGTCGAGCTTCTTGGGTCGGCCATGAAATTCCGCCTCGCAGATGAGCGGGAGTGGCATCTCCTGCTGCATTATCGGGAGAATCTCCTTGGCGGCTATACGAGCGAAGCGGACGATCCGCAATTCTTTCTCTCCCCCATCGGCAGAACCGACCCGCAGGCTGAGCTGGAAGGCACGATTCGTTCACTATTTTCTGGAGAACCAGTCGGAAGCTCGAAAGAGCCGGCTCAGTGCTCGTTTATTGCCCGCTATCATTGGCTGAAAGACCGTCTTGCGATCAATGAGGCTAAGCTGCCAGTGACTCGTTGTGAACGATTTGACCTATGGGTCCATGAACTCAATGCTGAGTCGGTCACGCTGATTTTTGCTTCAGCCTTCCTCGATAACCCGGCCTCGATGTTCGGTCACACGTTTCTTCGGGTCGATCAAAAAGGACAGACCGAACAGACGCGGTTGCTGGCGTACACCATCAACTATGCGGCAGAGGTCCCTCCCGATGAAGGCGCCCTGTATCCCATCAAAGGAATCTTTGGAGGCTTCAGGGGCTACTTCATGACGCCGCCCTATTACCTCAAGGTGCAGGAGTATCGGGACATTGAGAATCGGGACATTTGGGAATATCGCTTGAATTTCTCGGAGCATCAAGTGCGGCGGTTGCTTGAACACGTCTGGGAATTAGGCACCACGTATTTCGACTATTTTTTCTTCAAGGAGAATTGCTCGTACCACATTCTCTCACTTCTTGAATATGCGGATCCGACTCTTCATTTGACGAACCAATTCCATGTGTGGACTGTTCCGTCTGACACGGTGCGTTTGATCGCGACAGGCCCACAGCTGGTAAGCGAGACGGTTTTTCGCCCTTC of the Nitrospirota bacterium genome contains:
- a CDS encoding caspase family protein translates to MDCKLFDIEGNINMCLGLTIRSLTAGWLLIGIMAFSIGGCGSGVGQRPMSLFHGDPSVQVVVKTEPSGAKVLLDGRELGLSPVTFHDPSGEQKTFTIELRREGYEPVIRVIPRQWDSMRMTYRLDPVYFYTLAQLPEEKETIVTSRRGEAKQGAREPSRKISEVDGIPELRKLDKGRDAVALVIGISKYRDEAIPQVRYAKHDAEIVAAYLAAVGGISRSKIKVLTDEGATSSDLSAYIEEWLPRQVSKDTTVFVYYAGHGTPNPATGKAFLLPYDGHPDFQSKLYPLDRLYEHLERLSAKEVVVMLDSCFSGASGRSVLPAGTRPMVIAIENPVLVSGKLAILSAATGTQVSSDYDKEQHGLFTYYLLKGLRGEADSDKNGTVEVDELFQYVRNGVASVASEELNRDQTPLLQPSLEQIGKRGKIHVTVVGR
- a CDS encoding DUF3015 family protein, whose product is MKKQIFVLFVVFFICLPVNFTLAASNPDTGPGCGLGKKLWEDWKGQKQIAPQMFMATTNVTGSHSFAVASGTSGCSNDGRIWDSERASLFIGINYASLSEDMARGGGEHLASLATLMHVPLEEQPEFFAMAQERYASLALPGEDDPIMVQQALREAIVVRPVLAESK
- a CDS encoding DUF3015 family protein encodes the protein MRKGLFAASVVVALIGSQAGVALATGIGDTGPGCGLGKEIWKNESNTDTIGKQLFISTTNNPIIPLQAGGITSGTWGCKNNGKLWTEQKATMFAKVNFESLAQEMAQGQGEHLASLATLMGVPVEHQGDFFALTQERHANLVKAGEDSPVTLVAALNDAIATHPVLSQVVVR